One window of Sardina pilchardus chromosome 2, fSarPil1.1, whole genome shotgun sequence genomic DNA carries:
- the rhoh gene encoding rho-related GTP-binding protein RhoH gives MNSIKCVLVGDSAVGKTALLVRFTSETFPEMYKPTIYDNTGVEVFMDGVQISLGLWDTAGNDTFRHVRPMSYQQADVVLLCYSVAKPPSFTSVRQKWMAEVREHLPRVPVLVVATQTDQREMGPHRGNCYSAADGKRLAQEIRARGYLECSALSNRGVQQVFECAVRTAVNQSKKRSRRRLFSFDLCKTS, from the coding sequence ATGAACTCCATTAAGTGTGTTCTGGTGGGGGACAGTGCGGTGGGCAAGACTGCTCTGCTCGTGCGCTTCACCTCGGAGACGTTCCCAGAGATGTACAAGCCCACCATTTATGACAACACCGGAGTAGAGGTGTTCATGGACGGTGTGCAGATCAGCTTGGGCTTGTGGGACACGGCCGGAAATGACACCTTTCGCCATGTGCGGCCCATGTCCTACCAACAGGCAGATGTGGTCCTTCTCTGCTACTCAGTGGCCAAGCCGCCATCTTTTACCAGTGTGCGGCAGAAGTGGATGGCGGAGGTCAGAGAGCATCTCCCTCGCGTCCCGGTGCTCGTGGTGGCCACGCAGACGGACCAGCGGGAGATGGGCCCTCACCGCGGCAACTGTTACTCGGCAGCAGATGGGAAGCGGCTGGCCCAGGAGATCCGAGCCCGGGGCTACCTGGAGTGCTCTGCGCTTAGCAACCGTGGTGTGCAGCAGGTGTTTGAGTGTGCTGTGCGGACAGCGGTCAACCAGTCCAAGAAGAGGTCGCGTCGCCGCCTCTTCAGCTTTGACCTCTGCAAGACCTCCTAA
- the chrna9a gene encoding neuronal acetylcholine receptor subunit alpha-9 has translation MKIFVWLVWISALLKGVGGAHGRYAQKLLNDLMENYSSALRPVDDTDKALNVTLQITLSQIKDMDERNQVLTTYLWVRQVWHDAYLRWDKEEYDGLEVIRIPSELVWRPDIVLYNNADEENKDGPPETNVVLRYDGEITWDSPAITKSSCKVDVAYFPFDSQQCNLTFGSWTYNGNQVDINLDKDKESGDLSDFVENVEWECHGMPARKSVIMYGCCSDPYPDITYTVLLKRRSSFYIFNLLLPCFLISFLAPLGFYLPADSGEKVSLGVTVLLALTVFQLMVAESMPPSESVPLIGKYYIATMTMITASTSLTIFIMNIHFCGAEAKPVPHWAKVLIIDYMAKLCFVYEVGENCTSPEDSSTQLYSEEFMTGGYQDDAFYGNQYLENGHYGNSHYNQRHDNGNYRHHNHHNNLSDNRRLGRVQRNGPQRGGERRGREPPMPHIMRDSNVHIPAYDPLEEKLKASDLSIPEKLQAYGYSQGNDFSHDSACRSSNAYHNGGAVRGSCSCGMPQKVVRNIEYIANCFREQRSHQAKGAEWKKVAKVMDRFFMWIFFIMVFLMSILVIGQAA, from the exons ATGAAGATCTTCGTGTGGCTAGTGTGGATTAGCGCACTGCTAAAAG GGGTGGGCGGGGCTCACGGGCGCTACGCGCAGAAGCTGCTCAACGACTTGATGGAGAACTACAGCTCAGCGCTGCGGCCCGTGGACGACACGGACAAGGCCCTCAACGTCACGCTGCAGATCACACTCTCCCAGATCAAAGATATG GACGAGCGGAACCAGGTGCTGACCACGTACCTGTGGGTGCGTCAGGTGTGGCACGATGCCTACCTGCGCTGGGACAAAGAGGAGTACGACGGCCTGGAGGTCATCAGGATACCCTCAGAACTCGTCTGGAGGCCAGACATTGTGCTTTACAACAA TGCTGATGAGGAGAATAAGGATGGACCTCCTGAGACGAATGTAGTGTTGCGTTACGATGGAGAGATTACCTGGGACTCCCCTGCCATCACCAAAAGCTCCTGTAAGGTGGACGTTGCCTACTTCCCTTTTGACAGCCAACAATGCAACCTCACCTTTGGCTCCTGGACATACAATGGAAACCAG GTGGACATCAACttggacaaggacaaggagtcCGGCGACCTGTCGGACTTTGTGGAGAACGTGGAGTGGGAGTGCCACGGCATGCCGGCCCGGAAGAGCGTGATCATGTACGGCTGCTGCTCGGACCCGTACCCCGACATCACGTACACGGTGCTGCTCAAGCGCCGCTCCTCCTTCTACATCTTCAACCTGCTGCTGCCCTGCTTCCTCATCTCCTTCCTGGCGCCGCTGGGCTTCTACCTGCCCGCCGACTCCGGGGAGAAGGTGTCGCTCGGCGTCACCGTGCTGCTCGCGCTCACCGTCTTCCAGCTCATGGTGGCCGAGAGCATGCCGCCCTCCGAGAGCGTGCCGCTCATCG GGAAGTACTACATAGCAACGATGACCATGATCACAGCGTCCACGTCCCTGACCATCTTCATAATGAACATCCATTTCTGCGGCGCGGAGGCGAAGCCTGTTCCCCACTGGGCCAAAGTGCTCATCATCGACTACATGGCTAAGCTGTGTTTTGTGTACGAGGTGGGCGAGAACTGCACCTCGCCTGAGGACTCCAGCACCCAGCTCTACAGCGAGGAGTTCATGACAGGTGGCTATCAGGATGACGCTTTCTATGGCAACCAATACCTTGAGAATGGTCACTATGGAAACAGCCACTACAACCAGCGCCACGACAATGGAAACTACCGCCATCACAATCACCACAACAACCTTAGCGACAACAGACGCCTGGGCCGTGTCCAGAGGAATGGACCGCAGAGGGGCGGGGAGCGGAGGGGGCGGGAGCCCCCCATGCCACATATCATGCGGGACTCCAACGTCCACATCCCCGCTTATGACCCTCTGGAGGAGAAGCTGAAGGCCAGCGATCTGTCCATCCCTGAGAAACTCCAGGCGTACGGCTACAGCCAAGGCAATGACTTCAGCCATGACAGTGCTTGTAGAAGTAGCAACGCTTATCACAACGGAGGGGCCGTGCGCGGGAGCTGCTCCTGCGGAATGCCGCAGAAGGTCGTGCGGAACATTGAGTACATAGCCAACTGTTTCAGGGAGCAGAGGTCCCACCAGGCCAAGGGTGCCGAGTGGAAGAAGGTCGCAAAGGTCATGGACCGTTTTTTTATGTGGATCTTTTTCATCATGGTCTTTCTCATGAGTATCCTCGTCATTGGCCAAGCAGCTTGA